The Vicia villosa cultivar HV-30 ecotype Madison, WI unplaced genomic scaffold, Vvil1.0 ctg.005439F_1_1, whole genome shotgun sequence DNA window ACAAGCCTTTGTGTTACTATGAGATAAATGATGGGTGTGTCGATAAAAGACAAGGTTCTGTTTGAAAGGCATAATGTAGTAATGCAACAACACTTGAATCCCATGTTTATAAGTTCCATGGTAAAAAATGGGATAAATAAAGTCTTAGTAGATGGTGTAGCTTGCATTAAAATAATGCCACATTCCTTGGTAAGGAAAATTGGCAAATATgacactaattttttttttttgacaaaaaatatgACACTAATTTGAAACCCCACAACATGGTTTTATCAAACTATGAAGGAAAGACAAGTAAACCTTTAGGAGTTATACATGTGGACATTGTCATATAGATCACTACCACACCAACCCTATGATTTGATTTGAATAAGAATGTGTGTTTAATTTGAAAACAGCGTAATGTAATAATTTTCGACAATGGTGTAGGAGATATTGAGAAAATAGTTCACAATGTCAAAATCTATTCCTGGTGGTGGTTGGCTATTGGAAACAAACATAGAGTATTGTGTAATTTTCATGAATGAAATCATAGTCCATTAGGCTTTATGTAAAATAGACCTAAGGTTTGTTGGTTTTAGTAGGAAAATTTCTATTCTATAAATGTCTTGAGTATGTTTTGTActcaaatttaatatatatatatatatatatatatatatatatatatatatatatatatatatatatatcattgcttataaaaaaaaacaactacTATAATTGAATCTTAAATGGTTGTTACAATTTGTTACAATTTTTGGCGGGAAGATTACGTAGTGTGATAGGGAAACTTTGGTGTATGTATAAGATTTTGGCGGGAAGATTACGTAGTGTGATAGGGAAGTTGGTTTCAGACAACCAAACGGCTTTTGTCCCAGGAAGATTCATAGCGGATGGAGTTTTAGTTGTTAACGAGGTTTTGAATTTAGCTAAAAGAGAAAAGAGGAGTTGTGTGGTTTTAAAGGTGGATTTCGAAAAGGCATATGATCGCGTAAGTTGGAATTTTTTGAGGCATGTCTTAACTAAAATGGGTTTTGGTACTAAGTGGTTAAGTTGGATGGAGGGTTGTATTTTCACTAGTAGCATGTCCGTTCTCATTAATGGTAGCGTAACAAAGGATTTTAAAGTGGAGAAAGGTCTTCGGCAAGGAGATCCTTTGTCCCCGTTTCTATTCGTGTTGGCAACGGAAGTTTTAACGGCCTTAATGAGAAAGGCTATTGATGTCAGGGATTTCCGTGGGTTCAAGATAAATGATGTGAAGAAGTGAATATGCTTCAATTCACGGATGATACCTTAAGAATGGCGGAGGGAGATACCGCAAATTTGTTGAGTATGAAAAAAATCCTTAGGGGTTTTGAGTTGATGTCGGGTTTGAGGGTTAATTTCAACAAAAGCAACATCTTCGGTATCAATGTTTCCGATTGGTATCTTGAAGCGGCTTCCTCTTTTCTCTTTTGCAAAGTTGGAACGTTCCTGTTCAAGTTTCTTGGTGTTAGAGTGGGTGATAGTCCGAAGAAGTTATATATGTGGAAGGATTTACTTTTATATTTGAAGAGGAGATTAGCCGTTTGGAAAGGAGTTCATCTAAACATAGCGGGTCGTGTGTGTTTGATTAATTCCGTGCTCAACGCAATCCCTATCTATTCTCTTTCTTTTTACAAAGCACCTTCAAAGATCTTAAAAGAAATTCAAGCCATTCAATGTAAATTCTTGTGGAACGGGAGCGAATTTAAAGGCCTATTCATTGGGTTTGTTGGGATATCGTATGCAAAACGCAAGATGAAGGAGGTTTAGGAGTTAAGAATGCGGAAGTTATGAATCTCGCTTTACTAAgtaagtggaagtggagaattctcgTGGAGGACGATGCGGTTTGGAGTGGTATCCTTAGATCTCGTTACGGGAATGTCAAAAGGAAGATTCTTATTGGTGATTCTTCGGTGGTGGAGAAAATCAACTCAATATGGTGGAGGGATATACTTTTATCCGATAACTATGTTTTCTTGCTGAATTCAAACTTTCCAGGGGCTGTTATATGTGAACTCGGGAACGGTATTAATATCCCGTTTTGGTATAACACTTGGGCCGGTGGTAAGCCGTTAGCGCAAGCTTTCCAGGAGCTGTTTGTTTTATCCCATGACGACAAAATTACTGTTGCTGAGGCTGGTTTCCAGGATGCTGAAGGCTGGCAGTGGAGCGCAGCAGCTATCCTGTGTGACGGCAGCGCAGGGACAACAACGACTTGTGAAGTCAAGACACtccatctattttgttttgatgaagacaaagtaataatcaaatgatcatggcaaaagtatggaaaaagtCTCAAGTGCATTTAATCAAATCAAGTACTCAAAATTCATCATGTGTGAAAGCTAGCATCAaagaaattatatttcaaattatattgATTGAGGTTTAAGCAtgcaattatattgataattttagtgctcaaattattctccaaaaaaaatcacttgcatgcattggtcatttgtgttcaaaatcactttcaaatattttttttaatcatatttgaaccatgttaaatctcttttaaatataattttttattatgtttgaaccatgttaaataacttttaaatataatatattgacttgaataaatcaatagatgttgcattaggatggttcaaatatttagacaattatttaaatattttaattttttcaaacttGCAGTTTTTGGTAAATTGTGGCGCTTTTAGCCGCTGTAACAACACAAAAACCGCCACAATTTCAAACGTTCTGAaccaatatttttatatttgaaatttgaaaaatgctgcGAACTTGTTAAGTCAAGTGGCCGTTTTAACTGACTTAAGAAGTGctgtataaaatttaaaattatgtttttttcatGAACCATTGTTATTTTAAACTATTGCAAACCTTCATGAAAATGTCTCAAAATTCACCATGATTCATAAAGGTGTTATGCTCTTATAAatacatttaatttcaaattacaaatcacctcttccattgca harbors:
- the LOC131642614 gene encoding uncharacterized protein LOC131642614 — its product is MAEGDTANLLSMKKILRGFELMSGLRVNFNKSNIFGINVSDWYLEAASSFLFCKVGTFLFKFLGVRVGDSPKKLYMWKDLLLYLKRRLAVWKGVHLNIAGRVCLINSVLNAIPIYSLSFYKAPSKILKEIQAIQCKFLWNGSEFKGLFIGFVGISYAKRKMKEV